The sequence TGCAGTGaccgcataagctcgtggagaTGACAAGATTTAGAGTCCTTGTTCAATTCTCAGCTACAAGGGCTTTTGATGTGTGAGAATATatgaataattttaaaatccatATACTACTCTAAAGGGCCCGGACATCCTATCATGTCTAGGCATATGCGTTACTTTGTTCTTGCATGGAAAAAAGCTGACACCTTTCAATCTTTGTTGAACTCTGGTTACAATCTAATATCTCAGAATTGAAATCATAATGCATATATTAACAGACACATGCAAAAATTAAATGGATTTCTAATTAGATAGATTCTTGAACATGGTGTCTGCAACCATTGTTTGGACTGCAGCCGAAAAACTTTTAAATTGTGGACTTAGGGTGATGACCATTTCTTGTTTCTGGCTTTTTCTCTTGCTTCTATCATTGCTGGGTTTAGCGTTCATTCTGATAGTTGTATATCTTAGTAGAATAGGTGGTTTTCTCATGAAGGCTTTAGTAATTAACCCACAATGCCACCTTTCTCTGGACCACCAACAGGCTGCACAAAGTTTGTTAGTCTTAAAAGATTCTGCACATATGGTTGGCAGTGCATGGGTAATCATTCTCTCTTTAAGACGGTAATCTGCCCTCACCGTGCATTGGTTTACAGGTTAGACCTGTCTTCAGGATACTGCTGAACCCAATTCACAGGTGTGCACATATCCAGGATCCCTGGAGAGCAAACAACAGACACCCTTTAAGCACCATTCTCAATCTGCAGTCCATTGGTGGGCCTAAATCTTCAGAAAGGTTTTGATGCAAGTAGGttctaaaatttaggaattaAGCCAAATTAGAGTCAAATATGCACTAAGAGGCTTTGCCTCAAGATTCGCTCAAGGAGCTATACTCACCTAACCTGGTTGGAGAGCATAATCACCTGTTCTAGGATGTATTTTTAGGTATGTCACAACTCAGGATCTTACCCAAAAAGGCTACccggaaggtattttttgggttccttagtcctctataagtacccaaaatcttttcgatgaataaccaatgtggaactaaacatatGTCCACACGGATTCTCACATACTTCCTATGTTCAAGCTATAACGTCCTCGTCAGACTAAggattcaaattcattcaaatctaattacaagcacCACGATAGGCCTGTGGTCAGCCTCCAtgaatccgtgctgcagtgtcctctagtccacaGGCTATGGGCcgagtccgctctgataccactaaatctATCATGCCCTGAACCTAGAGCGCATCCTAAATCCGGAGCATAATAGACACCACATACTTGTATGGCGGATCATACAAGCATATAAGGctacagatcatatcaaagcaataataattcttaaaaaattatttgatcAAGAACTTATTCAAATAATTCTTATAATAGATCCAAAGTGACATAAATGAACATATGCTAATTATTTacttaaatcaaataaaatattatgtgCTAGGCCATGTCGTGTGCCTGGATTCAGATGCTGGGTCCAAGGCGTGACAGGTATCAGGTCCAACACCTTAGTctagataagcccaaagtccaaATCAAGTAGTCACGAGGCCTTAATTAAGGTCCAAAGACTTAACCTCATAAGCTCACCTAAAACAAACAGGTCAAAGTTTAGGTTCGGCTAATAGCCAAACCTAAACTCTGCATGAACCTGTTTGCAATTTTTATTTGTATTAGATTCAAGATTAGAGACCAAAAACAGAGAAATCTCTGCAGAAAATTCCAGCAAGCTCTCCaacctttcttctctctttcctaGCACGGTCTCCTATTTTTGATCTCATCTACAGCTATCTAAGTGGGTGACTGGCATTCTCTGGAGGTTAGAATGTTGGATTTAAAGACCTTTTGAGACCGTTAGCTCTCATTCTATAGTTCTCATACTTTAGAATTGTGTTTTACTCTCCAAGTGTGAGTAATTCTGTTAGCTAGATTAATAGGCCATGTTAAGAAACTTTGACATCTAAGGGGGAATGCTCCAGAAATTGTCCAAATCTGATGGACAAAACCAAGTTAAGATAGACTTGAATCTTGAGAAAAATTGATAATTTTGTTGTCCAAAAGGCCCATAACAACCAGCAAATGAATTTTGTTGATTATAGTCCTCTGTGTTAACTCAAATCTAATGCTTGGATGATATATGAACCTACACGCTTGCATACACACACATAAGCttacatatacatgcatacacaaACAAACAGAATACTTGCACAAAAATATATAGCACGTGTTTGCATGCTCATGTTTGGTTGGAAATGTATCTTGCAAACTGTCAATAAAGCTTCTCACATGCACACACATACGCACTCAATACATGCACAAAAACATATTGCATGTGTTAGCATGCTTCTCAGATAATGATGATCTCGTTTCTGTTGAAAATAAATGTTTCACATCTAATTCCCTCAATATAACTATGTATTtccttttgaatttgatcctcaTGTTCATGAACTTCTCAGCTGTTTTCTTTCACTGCTTTTTTGAcatatttcttgttttaaatGTTTTAACTTCAATGTACATTTTTTTTTGACGGTCCATTTGCTATTCTTATTCTCATATGCAATACATGCATGCACGtgtattgagacccattatataATTATGGTGAATTCTGAATTTTGAGTTCAATAGTGTTCTCTTGgaataatttttattcattaaTTGATTTCCTGTTGCAATTATAGGTTTACATCAGATGTTAAGATAAAGAGCATATCTGTTGTTGGTGGTGCTGGTGGAACAAGCCCATCGAAGATGAGAGCGTAAGATTCATCAGTACAATAGTTGCTTTCCTTGTTTTTTTGCTGCTTCCTAATTGATCCGTTTCAAGTAAACTATCATTGCTTTGCACATGTATTGTTATGTGACTTCTAGATGGTTGATTTGTCGCAGATATTGACTTTGTTGCTGCAAACTTTCTATgtctttgttttattttgtcAAATTCATTTTTATATTGTCAAATTTGTGTGCAAATAGCTGGGATTTAGATCTGTTTGTTATTGCCATGCCCTGTCAAATTATGACAATTTTCCACAAACAGTTAGAATCTTGTGTTGTCAGAGCCTTCTCGTCGTATTAGCTATCGCAATCGGGAAAGCACCGGTCTGGTTACTGCTATCCCCTCTCGTCCGCTCTGGTCTATTAGCTCTTCTGCTCTGGTCTCTCGTCCCGCTTCGGTCACTAGTAGTTTGCTATGATCATTTCATCAAAGATTGATCTTTAGTAAGTTCAATCGATTGTAAATAGGTGCGGTAGCATGTTAGGCTTCAATACGTCATGTAAGAATGACATGATAATGTTTTCTATTGCTTTCTTTTTCAAGATAAATATTCTCCGAAGATCTTTTATGCCAGGTTCAGTACATCCTTTTTTCATCTCTCAATCACTGGGAAAATTCATAACCCTACTGAAAATACTCAAACCTATCGACAGGTTTATTAATCGAGATGGTATTGACTTTTCTGATGCTCAAAATATGCAGCCTGTTCAGGTAACACATCATTTTACTTTGCGGTGGAATTCGTTGCCATGTTTAgtatctaaaatatttctttgtttctCCAAGGAATGGGAGTTGGCAGAGAATTTGCAAGGAGTCCTGGAATACCAGACAAGGTGGCATATGCTGAATAATTTCTTTTTCATATCTACCACACTGTTAAATATACAGAAAAGTTCCATTTGTTCTTTCCCTTTTCATCATATCAATAGTATTCTCCAGAAAATTAAACCTAGTCTATTTGTAACCTTGCTAATTCAAGATCAGCTATTTTACTCATAGTTATTAATTATAAACTTCAGTTTCTTTTCATCATGACAAGTATTCAATAATTAAGGATGTACTTTTGAATAAAAGAGAAATATGTATTAGACAACTAGAATTACAACTCGAGCAAGTTAGGTTGAGTTGGAAAAATCTCCAAGGAATGGGAATGTATACAGACTTTGGGAGGTGTATTGTAATACTAGGAAAGGTACTGTCTGCTCAAAATTTCATTAAAGCTTTTGTGGGTTGTCTATCAAATTGCTTCATTTTTTATCACTGTTctgaaaaaatcaaattatcttTTGTCCTTTATTTGACATCACATGAACAAATCATTTTTGCTATATCAAACTGCAGTTTTATCATGTTGCACTTTGAGCACCAATAGGTTAACCTTTGATCAGTTAATTGAATTATGTTTTATAAGTCATCTAGAGAGATGGGTCTTGGCATAGCAGTAAGGTTGCTTCATTATGATCAGGGTAtcttatggtttgaaacatgaaAACAATCTCCCCGCACGTGGGATAAGGTTGAGTACATCTGACCTTCCCTAGATCCAGTAGTAGCGGAAGCCTCATGCACTAGGATGCCCTTTTTAACTTGTCTAGAGAGATGTTGCGAATAAAATGTACTAATTGTCCTTTAAATGAAAGAGATGTAGTAGATGGCTATGGTGCAACTTGGTAGTCTGGGTCAAGTTTCATGGGCTAACATGGGTCCCATTAAACTAAAGAAAGAGCTCACTTCTAACACATTTTTATCCTTATATACATTATTCTTTGTTTCTGTCAAGCTGGGTCCTGTTGGGTTTAGTTATATGAGGGACTCCACTGATCAAGTTGGGTAGTTGCAGGCCCTGAGAGCCATATGTGTTATTGTAAGTATCAAGATATCTATGCATGTGCTTCTCATGATAAATTTTATGAGTATCATACTTTAGAATATAATTTGTTGGCATAAGGCTTGACGGTTATATTTTAGATCTTTTTGTCATGCTTGTATTTGTCTTTTTTTGTTGTCTAATTGATgtcaataaatttaattagatattcaaGATTTCAAAGTGTGGCCAGTCTCACTCTGCATTTTCCTGAAAATTTTGGTGGGGATACCACTCAGATATACTATATTGGTTTACGAGGTGAAGCTACTCAGGTATCAGAAAAGCTTGAGGCCTTTTCAGTGCTGAATGCCTTGTAACTGAGTCACATTTCATGCTGTTTCTTGAAATTCATTTGCAGTTGAAAAGGGACGTTGTAGCAACAATTGTCTATGAAGTTATGCCCAACCCATCTGACCATAAGTAAGTTTTGCTGCACATCACATAACATATGACTAAAAAGCTCAATCATCTTGCACCATATATATGCATTTCACAGTCCTACTCTATTTTTTGGAAGATTATGCCAGCTCATTACACCAATATGTTTAGTATATAGCACATGCACTTTGGAGTGAAATGTTGCAACAAGGTACCACCAAAGCCTCCTCACAAGTCAAAATTACCGTTCATATAGTGACGCATGGAGTTTCTGCTTCTGCAATCATATCAAGGAGCACTGCAGAGACAACAGCAATCTAGAACTCTGCAAGTTTGAGGTCATAAGTACAAGCAACTGCTGGTCATAGGTTGCCATAATACACTGGACATCTGCAACTTAATATATTGTCTATCTATGCCTTTAATGTGAGAAATAAGAAACTTCTGATTGATTGGAATATGCAAAGTTAGACCAATAATGTGGTGTGGGCAGCATGGATGGAGAACTTAAGAAAGAGCATCGTGGCAATCATAATTTGAGGATTAAAATCATGTAACTTGTTCATTTCACAGAAGAGTTCTTTGAGGTTTAGCTTAAATGAGGTTTATAGGAATAAAATATCACCTTAATGAAAGCATAAGGGTCAAATGTAAAGCAACAAAAGGTGAGATACATTGGTGCATGTTCAAAGTAAATGTTAATGAAAGCTCTTCTGGCAATTGGAGACAGCCTTTATGTAGGGGATTCATAGTCATTCATTTAGTTTACCTTTTGCGAGAGGGCATGATTCATAGTCATTCATTTAGTTTACCTTTTTTGTGTGGTATTAAAGACCTTTTGCAGGAAAATGCCAGTCTTGCTGCCATGAAACAATGGCATTTGATGTAGCAGTTCATcgaagtattattttttttgcttgtgtttgatatttcttaaattacttTTTAAGAATTCACCGTGCTCATTTCATTGCAGAAGTGAGTATTTATTGTGCGCGTCCGTTCTCATGTGTGCAGGACTAAAgctgatggtggtggtggtttcTCACATGTGGAGTGAAGATTAACAGGTAGTCATGTAGAATATTTTTTCTAATGTGGCATACAAACATACTGTCTGATTCTgtattcttactttttatcataTATTTTCGTTTCATGGTTGATATGGAAGCTGTCCCAACCACCGGGTGCTTGCTCGGGTGGTATGACTCCTTGCCACTTGGGCAAAGGGGTGGGGGTTTGCTTTCAGTTGGCATCAGCCCTCAAGGTGTGCAGTGGGTATAGGTTAGAAGATGGGCACTAATCCCTCGTAATCTCAAAAAAGATATGGAAGCTATCCCAGAATTCAATTTTGTCACATGGCATTTCTGGTGTGGTTCATTCATTCATGATTCATTTTATGCATAATAGACTTGTTGCCAGATATTTTCTTTGGGTGTTTTGAGTTATGCAGATATTGTTATGCATGGATATACTCGTTGTACTTTCATGTTTTGCTCGCCATTACGAAGAAGCCCCCTTTCCCgttacttctttatgatgaAACTTAAAATGACTGTCAAGTTCCAGAGTCATATATCTCAATTCATGTTACTTTCATGTTTAGCTTGCCATTATGCAAAAGCCCCTTCCTTCCACCTAATTCAAGGTCTGCAATCTATATCACAGTGTGGGTTCAAAACGACTTTCCTTTGGAGAGAATTTATCACCTGGTGATGAAAAGTTGACAGAGAGATACAGGAGGCCATCAATGATGATTAGGGGTGAAGGTTTGATCAGGTCCTTGGGAACCCCTGACCTTACTGACCTATTCTCTAGATTAGGATCTTGAATTAGGTTTTATTGGGCTGGGTTCTATCTCTACAGAATCCACTTGTTTCCCTAGCTTATGGTTAATAGTTATTTCTTCATGGAATGGCAGAAACACAAGAATTCACCTGCTTATGTAGCAAAATTAATTCACCTGTAAATTTGAGTTAACAAGTGTTTGTGGTTTTGGTGTCACGTCTAATGGGTTGCTGTTAAATAGAATATTGGTGTGTTTTGAGGAACAACTTGATTTCTATGGGGAGATTGTTATCGAACAAAATTATTGATGTTGCCACAGCATATCATCCTTGTAGGCGGTGTTATACATTCATCGGACCATCAAATTCAGATTTAGTAGAATGATAAATATACTGCTTTTAAGAACTTTTATTTTGCCACTAAGCATCTAACATTGGTGTTGCTGCTGGACTGGACCTTCTTTGCAGGGCAAAACAAACAAACCAATCAGTTCCATGAGGTTATTTCTTGCCATACAAAAATATGTATTAACTCCATTTGGAGCGGAATGTTGAAGGACGTtgctaatgttttttttttaaatcagctTTTGCCGCTTTCAAGCAGGTTTTTAGCGTGAAGCGATATTTATGTATTATATCAGACCTCTGGAGAGACTTCATGCTTTTCTGTAGGAGAGACTTCGTGCTTTGGACATGCTGCTGTTTCTCAACGCGTCTTTTTCATTTTCTGAAGAGAGTTAGGTATGTGTTGGACCATTTAAATCATGATCAAAATGATGCCGTGCATGACCCTCAGATATGTCAGGTGGTTGTGATCACTTTTTCGCATTGTGTAGCCCTGGAGGTTAACGAGCTGATTTGGTTGAATTTTAGAGTTGGATCTTCCCATCCTAGCACAACAGTTTGTCTATGTTATCACATGATCATTAGAATTCCTGTAGTTAATACATCATTGCCTAGGTTGAAGGTAAATATGAAGGATATGTGATAGAAACGCAGCACTTTCTATGGTGCTTCG is a genomic window of Phoenix dactylifera cultivar Barhee BC4 chromosome 4, palm_55x_up_171113_PBpolish2nd_filt_p, whole genome shotgun sequence containing:
- the LOC103712948 gene encoding PITH domain-containing protein 1 isoform X4 codes for the protein MACMHDHSCEDHNCSADWSLYKHIDFSKVSALNESIAGSVKSVFKPWEHRVDTSEGLLESNDGDPELLVFIPFTSDVKIKSISVVGGAGGTSPSKMRAYSRFQSVASLTLHFPENFGGDTTQIYYIGLRGEATQLKRDVVATIVYEVMPNPSDHKTKADGGGGFSHVE
- the LOC103712948 gene encoding PITH domain-containing protein 1 isoform X3, with the protein product MACMHDHSCEDHNCSADWSLYKHIDFSKVSALNESIAGSVKSVFKPWEHRVDTSEQGLLESNDGDPELLVFIPFTSDVKIKSISVVGGAGGTSPSKMRAYSRFQSVASLTLHFPENFGGDTTQIYYIGLRGEATQLKRDVVATIVYEVMPNPSDHKTKADGGGGFSHVE
- the LOC103712948 gene encoding PITH domain-containing protein 1 isoform X1, producing the protein MACMHDHSCEDHNCSADWSLYKHIDFSKVSALNESIAGSVKSVFKPWEHRVDTSEQGLLESNDGDPELLVFIPFTSDVKIKSISVVGGAGGTSPSKMRAFINRDGIDFSDAQNMQPVQEWELAENLQGVLEYQTRYSRFQSVASLTLHFPENFGGDTTQIYYIGLRGEATQLKRDVVATIVYEVMPNPSDHKTKADGGGGFSHVE
- the LOC103712948 gene encoding PITH domain-containing protein 1 isoform X2, which gives rise to MACMHDHSCEDHNCSADWSLYKHIDFSKVSALNESIAGSVKSVFKPWEHRVDTSEGLLESNDGDPELLVFIPFTSDVKIKSISVVGGAGGTSPSKMRAFINRDGIDFSDAQNMQPVQEWELAENLQGVLEYQTRYSRFQSVASLTLHFPENFGGDTTQIYYIGLRGEATQLKRDVVATIVYEVMPNPSDHKTKADGGGGFSHVE